The following coding sequences lie in one Mycobacterium sp. DL440 genomic window:
- a CDS encoding low temperature requirement protein A, whose protein sequence is MSGRDPHEQHRVASPLELLFDLTFVIAFGVAAAQFAHLMAEGHVSAGLAGFGFAAFAIWWAWMNFTWFASAYDTDDWVYRVMTMLQMVGVIVLALGIPPVFASIEHGGHVDNMVMVAGYVVMRIALVGQWLRAAAQDPPRRSACLTYACAVVVAQIGWVAQIFVQTSLTAFFVTALVLMVVEISGPILAERRMGGTPWHAHHVAERYGLLAIIALGEGVVGTVASLTAAVGEHGWSTDAILLVAAGTGLTFGMWWVYFLIPAGELLHARRQLSFWYGYLHVAVFGAIVATGAGLHVAAYYVEDQSKLDSVGTVLAVAIPVGIYVLSTFVIYSCLLGQVDLLHALLLVLAGAALVAAVALAAHGTSMALCLLVVTAAPVVVVVGFEAVGHRHAAAIVERRLDIHRPG, encoded by the coding sequence ATGTCCGGACGCGACCCGCACGAGCAGCACCGGGTGGCGAGTCCGTTGGAATTGCTGTTCGACCTGACGTTCGTGATCGCGTTCGGGGTGGCCGCCGCGCAGTTCGCGCATCTGATGGCCGAGGGTCACGTGTCGGCCGGGCTGGCGGGTTTCGGGTTCGCCGCGTTCGCGATCTGGTGGGCGTGGATGAACTTCACCTGGTTCGCGTCCGCGTACGACACCGACGACTGGGTCTACCGCGTGATGACGATGCTGCAGATGGTCGGCGTCATCGTCCTCGCGTTGGGCATACCTCCGGTGTTCGCCTCGATCGAACACGGCGGGCACGTCGACAACATGGTGATGGTGGCCGGCTATGTGGTGATGCGAATTGCCTTGGTGGGGCAGTGGTTACGGGCCGCCGCGCAGGATCCGCCCCGCCGGTCCGCGTGCCTGACCTATGCGTGCGCGGTCGTCGTCGCCCAGATCGGGTGGGTGGCGCAGATCTTCGTGCAGACCTCGTTGACGGCCTTCTTCGTCACCGCCCTGGTTCTGATGGTGGTGGAGATCAGCGGGCCGATCCTGGCCGAGCGGCGCATGGGCGGCACCCCGTGGCATGCCCACCACGTCGCCGAGCGATACGGATTGCTCGCGATCATCGCGCTGGGTGAAGGTGTGGTCGGCACCGTGGCGTCGTTGACGGCGGCAGTGGGGGAGCACGGCTGGTCCACCGATGCCATCCTGCTGGTAGCTGCCGGAACCGGCCTTACCTTCGGGATGTGGTGGGTGTATTTCCTGATTCCGGCCGGCGAGTTGCTGCACGCCAGACGCCAGCTCTCGTTCTGGTACGGCTACCTGCACGTGGCGGTGTTCGGTGCGATCGTGGCCACCGGCGCGGGGCTGCACGTGGCGGCCTACTACGTCGAGGATCAGTCGAAGCTGGATTCCGTCGGCACCGTGCTGGCGGTGGCGATTCCAGTGGGCATCTACGTGCTCTCGACGTTTGTCATCTACTCATGTCTGTTGGGACAGGTCGATCTGCTCCACGCACTGTTGCTGGTGCTGGCCGGAGCCGCGCTCGTGGCCGCGGTGGCGCTGGCCGCGCACGGGACGTCGATGGCGCTGTGTCTGTTGGTGGTCACCGCGGCTCCGGTGGTGGTCGTCGTCGGGTTCGAGGCCGTCGGACACCGGCATGCAGCGGCGATCGTCGAACGGCGTCTGGATATTCACCGACCCGGGTGA
- a CDS encoding transcriptional regulator yields MHKQFRLNLLGEFAVYRDTEPLVLPPSCRRLVALAAVKRRELHRSWVCDLLWPGSPPHKAVSSLRSALWRLRPLGADALLVVRHQYVSLAPEVTVDWHEAVDWHEAMTVIEGRPVSAGNHPTLHRLVRSGDLLEGWTDSWCTAERDRYRAIQQSVLDTPDSVPRQVTHSAVPSSALRPTSRGGRPHIDNAGCRP; encoded by the coding sequence ATGCACAAGCAATTCAGGCTGAACCTCCTGGGCGAGTTCGCCGTGTACCGGGACACGGAACCGCTGGTGTTGCCGCCCTCATGCCGCCGGTTGGTGGCGCTTGCCGCCGTGAAGCGTCGCGAGCTGCACCGCAGCTGGGTCTGCGACCTGCTGTGGCCGGGCAGCCCTCCGCACAAGGCGGTCTCCTCGTTGCGCTCGGCGCTGTGGCGATTGCGACCACTGGGCGCCGACGCGTTGCTCGTGGTGCGGCACCAGTACGTCAGCCTGGCGCCCGAGGTGACGGTCGACTGGCACGAGGCGGTCGACTGGCACGAGGCGATGACCGTGATCGAAGGACGACCGGTGTCTGCGGGCAACCATCCGACACTGCACCGGCTGGTGCGCAGCGGTGACCTGCTCGAAGGGTGGACCGATTCCTGGTGCACCGCCGAGCGTGACCGCTACCGCGCCATCCAGCAGTCTGTTCTGGACACTCCCGACAGTGTGCCGAGGCAGGTGACGCACTCCGCGGTCCCGAGCTCTGCTCTCCGTCCCACGTCTCGCGGGGGTCGCCCCCACATCGACAATGCAGGGTGCCGGCCGTGA
- a CDS encoding twin-arginine translocation pathway signal: MTVDIKKTENDTEAAVEIDTADEAGEQSATEADLAEDVTGSAADEPAAGWRRKLTQLWFPLALVVALIASAALAGWLYFAQYRGDQQTGQAASATALKAASDGTVALLSYAPDSLDRDFSAAKSHLTGDFLSYYTQFTQEIVAPAAKQKSVKTSAAVVRSAVSEIHPDSAVALVFVNQATTSADNPNGSFTASAVKVGLSKIDGNWLISSFDPV; the protein is encoded by the coding sequence GTGACCGTGGATATCAAGAAAACCGAGAACGACACCGAGGCGGCAGTCGAGATCGACACCGCCGACGAAGCCGGCGAGCAGAGCGCCACCGAGGCCGACCTGGCCGAGGACGTCACCGGCTCCGCGGCCGACGAGCCCGCAGCAGGGTGGCGCCGGAAGCTGACGCAGCTGTGGTTCCCGCTGGCACTGGTCGTGGCGCTGATCGCGTCGGCGGCTCTGGCGGGATGGCTGTACTTCGCGCAATACCGCGGCGACCAGCAGACCGGTCAGGCGGCGTCGGCAACGGCGCTCAAGGCCGCGAGCGATGGGACCGTGGCACTGCTGAGCTATGCGCCGGACAGTCTCGACCGAGACTTCTCGGCTGCGAAGTCGCACCTGACCGGCGATTTCCTGTCGTACTACACCCAGTTCACCCAGGAGATCGTCGCCCCGGCCGCCAAGCAGAAATCGGTCAAGACCAGCGCAGCAGTGGTGCGCTCGGCTGTCTCGGAGATCCATCCCGATTCAGCGGTGGCGCTGGTGTTCGTCAACCAGGCCACGACCAGCGCCGACAACCCCAATGGGAGCTTCACGGCCAGCGCGGTCAAAGTGGGGTTGAGCAAGATCGACGGCAACTGGTTGATCTCGTCCTTCGACCCGGTGTAG
- a CDS encoding tetratricopeptide repeat protein, whose product MPSRKPLSPVLDTSEDDASPGDALKSAELAEAEAAEAEAAAVAARARARAIRLRNQAATGKDAADTTVADDATDDADIVDAEGSDTHEVTDTTGVDAEAGAVEAEPLDNAEPEAAGEVGGKLSRRLPRVQVSRLFWKVLASCLTIIVIAGLLGFSGWMIWHHRQAEHRQQLAAEYTAAARQTVVTLMSLDFNHAQDAVKNILDNSTGEFREDFEAQSKDFVKLAQDAKVVTEAKVTAAAVDTMSDDNAVVLVAVNTQVTNTTGANKQPRPWRVAVDMVREGDQIKLSKVEFVP is encoded by the coding sequence ATGCCGTCCCGCAAGCCTTTGTCGCCAGTACTCGATACTAGCGAAGATGATGCGTCGCCAGGCGACGCACTGAAATCGGCCGAGCTGGCCGAAGCCGAGGCCGCAGAGGCCGAGGCCGCAGCGGTTGCCGCACGCGCCCGGGCCCGCGCCATTCGGCTGCGTAACCAGGCTGCCACCGGCAAGGACGCCGCGGACACCACCGTGGCAGACGATGCCACTGATGACGCCGACATCGTCGACGCCGAAGGCTCCGATACCCACGAGGTCACCGACACCACCGGCGTCGATGCAGAGGCGGGAGCCGTCGAGGCCGAGCCGCTCGACAATGCCGAGCCGGAAGCAGCGGGAGAAGTCGGGGGTAAGTTGTCCCGTCGGCTGCCGAGGGTGCAGGTGTCGCGCCTGTTCTGGAAGGTGCTGGCCAGCTGTCTGACGATCATCGTCATCGCCGGGCTGCTCGGATTCAGTGGCTGGATGATCTGGCACCACCGGCAGGCCGAGCATCGCCAGCAGTTGGCGGCCGAATACACCGCCGCGGCCCGCCAGACCGTCGTGACGCTCATGTCGCTGGATTTCAACCACGCTCAGGACGCCGTCAAAAACATTCTCGACAACTCGACGGGCGAGTTCCGGGAGGATTTCGAAGCGCAGTCGAAAGACTTCGTCAAGCTGGCCCAGGACGCGAAGGTGGTGACCGAGGCGAAAGTGACCGCCGCCGCCGTGGACACCATGAGCGATGACAACGCTGTCGTTCTGGTCGCGGTCAACACCCAGGTGACCAACACCACAGGTGCCAACAAGCAACCGCGGCCGTGGCGGGTGGCCGTTGACATGGTCCGCGAAGGCGACCAGATCAAGCTGTCGAAAGTCGAGTTCGTGCCGTGA
- a CDS encoding FadD3 family acyl-CoA ligase has translation MVLGAADRFGDAEAVVDGSLRLSFTEVGERIRKASGAFAEFGIAKGDRVAVWAPNSAEWIIAAFGIMAAGGVLVPVNTRFKAEEAADVVARSGAKAVMIQKGFLGQDFTFSETDLDVPTIDLKSDFLSSGRTFSQGRVDELRPTDIADVIFTSGTTGRPKGAMMNHRQTLRAYEEWATLADLREGDRYLMINPYFHTFGLKAGLVASFLRGATMLPVAVFDVDNVVELIERERITMLPGPPTLYHSLLAVADRDRLATLRAGVTGAADIPVELVRRIREELPFQTLMTGYGLTEAGNVTLSRPGDSAEEVATTAGLPCEDVEVRIADDAEVLVRGYNVMQGYLDDPAATAEAIDPDGWLHTGDLGEFTESGRLRIVGRKKDMFIVGGFNAYPAEIEGFLLEHPAIAQIAVIGVADERMGQVGKAFVVLRDEPGVSAVVAEDLIAWSRERMAGYKVPRYVEFLDELPLNATGKVMKNQLEARMTTSPG, from the coding sequence ATGGTCTTGGGTGCAGCGGACCGTTTCGGCGATGCCGAGGCTGTCGTCGACGGTTCGCTGCGCCTGTCTTTCACCGAAGTCGGCGAGCGTATCCGGAAAGCCTCGGGTGCGTTCGCCGAATTCGGCATCGCCAAGGGGGACCGGGTTGCGGTCTGGGCTCCCAATTCGGCGGAATGGATCATCGCCGCGTTCGGGATCATGGCCGCCGGTGGCGTCCTGGTTCCGGTCAACACCCGCTTCAAGGCCGAAGAGGCTGCCGACGTGGTGGCGCGCAGCGGCGCCAAGGCGGTGATGATCCAAAAGGGTTTCCTCGGGCAGGATTTCACGTTCTCCGAGACCGATCTCGACGTCCCCACCATCGATCTGAAGTCGGACTTCCTGAGTAGCGGGCGTACGTTCAGCCAGGGCCGCGTAGACGAGCTCCGGCCGACCGACATCGCCGACGTCATCTTCACCTCGGGCACCACCGGCAGGCCCAAGGGCGCGATGATGAACCATCGCCAGACGCTGCGGGCCTACGAGGAATGGGCCACGCTGGCGGATCTGCGCGAAGGCGATCGCTATCTGATGATCAACCCGTACTTCCACACCTTCGGGTTGAAGGCCGGGTTGGTGGCGTCCTTCCTGCGCGGCGCGACCATGCTGCCGGTCGCGGTGTTCGACGTCGACAATGTCGTGGAACTCATTGAGCGTGAACGCATCACGATGCTGCCTGGCCCGCCCACGCTGTATCACTCACTGCTCGCCGTCGCCGACCGTGACCGGCTGGCCACGCTGCGCGCGGGGGTGACCGGTGCCGCCGACATCCCGGTGGAGTTGGTGCGACGCATCCGCGAGGAGTTGCCGTTCCAGACGCTGATGACCGGGTACGGCCTTACCGAGGCGGGCAACGTCACGTTGTCACGACCCGGTGATTCGGCCGAGGAGGTGGCCACCACCGCCGGACTTCCGTGTGAGGACGTCGAGGTGCGCATCGCCGATGACGCCGAGGTGCTGGTGCGCGGATACAACGTGATGCAGGGCTATCTGGACGATCCGGCGGCTACCGCCGAGGCGATCGACCCCGACGGTTGGCTGCACACCGGAGATCTCGGCGAGTTCACCGAATCCGGCCGGCTGCGGATCGTCGGACGGAAGAAGGACATGTTCATCGTCGGCGGGTTCAATGCCTACCCGGCTGAGATCGAGGGATTCCTGCTGGAGCACCCGGCGATAGCGCAGATTGCCGTCATCGGCGTCGCCGACGAGCGGATGGGGCAGGTCGGTAAGGCGTTCGTGGTGCTGCGCGACGAGCCAGGGGTCTCGGCTGTGGTTGCCGAGGACCTCATTGCCTGGAGCCGCGAGCGCATGGCTGGCTACAAAGTGCCCAGGTATGTCGAGTTCCTCGACGAACTGCCGCTCAATGCCACCGGCAAGGTGATGAAGAACCAGCTTGAGGCGCGGATGACGACCAGCCCGGGTTGA
- a CDS encoding amidohydrolase family protein produces the protein MGQLSHRVDIPFPLFDADNHLYEPPEALTTYLPKEYKDIVQYVEINGRTKIAIKGQISNYIPNPTFSHVAKPGAWEEYFKFGNPDGKSKRELFGEPMKSIPAFFEPAPRLELMDELGLDRSLMFPTLASLIEERLRDDPVAIHVIIHSLNQWLDEVWGFNYKNRIFTTPVITLPIVDKAIEELEWAVKRGARAILVRPAPVPGFRGPRSFALPEFDPFWQKCVEYDVFVGMHSSDSGYSRYTSEWDGAAQEMLPFQTNAMSILNEWRPIQDAVASWVIHGALFRFPKLKVGIVEAGSKWMFPLLDSMSEVYKKAPEAFAGNPIEEIKNRIYVSPFYEEGIDELINLIGVDQVLYGSDWPHPEGLAEPTHYVTALEHLAVEDQAKIMGGNLSRLVTV, from the coding sequence ATGGGACAACTGTCGCACAGGGTCGACATTCCGTTTCCGCTGTTCGACGCGGACAACCACCTCTATGAGCCGCCCGAGGCGCTGACGACGTATCTCCCCAAGGAGTACAAGGACATCGTTCAGTACGTCGAGATCAACGGACGCACCAAGATCGCGATCAAGGGTCAGATCAGCAACTACATCCCGAATCCGACGTTCTCGCATGTCGCCAAGCCTGGCGCGTGGGAGGAGTACTTCAAGTTCGGTAACCCGGATGGCAAGAGCAAGCGCGAGCTGTTCGGCGAGCCGATGAAGTCCATCCCGGCGTTCTTCGAACCGGCTCCGCGCCTCGAGCTGATGGACGAGCTGGGCCTCGACCGCAGCCTGATGTTCCCGACGCTGGCCAGCCTGATCGAGGAGCGGCTGCGCGACGATCCGGTCGCGATCCACGTCATCATCCACTCGTTGAACCAGTGGCTGGATGAGGTGTGGGGCTTCAACTACAAGAACCGCATCTTCACCACGCCGGTGATCACGCTGCCCATCGTCGACAAGGCGATCGAGGAGCTCGAGTGGGCGGTCAAACGCGGTGCGCGCGCCATCCTGGTCCGCCCGGCGCCGGTGCCCGGCTTCCGTGGTCCGCGTTCCTTCGCGCTACCCGAGTTCGATCCGTTCTGGCAGAAGTGCGTCGAGTACGACGTGTTCGTCGGCATGCACTCCTCCGACAGCGGCTACTCGCGCTACACCTCGGAGTGGGACGGCGCCGCGCAGGAGATGCTGCCGTTCCAGACCAATGCGATGTCGATCCTCAACGAGTGGCGTCCGATCCAGGATGCGGTGGCGTCCTGGGTAATTCACGGTGCGCTGTTCCGCTTCCCGAAGCTCAAGGTCGGCATCGTCGAGGCCGGGTCGAAGTGGATGTTCCCGCTGCTGGACTCGATGTCCGAGGTCTACAAGAAGGCCCCCGAGGCCTTTGCCGGCAACCCGATCGAGGAGATCAAGAACCGCATCTACGTCAGCCCGTTCTACGAAGAGGGCATCGACGAGCTGATCAACCTGATCGGCGTGGACCAGGTTCTCTACGGCTCCGACTGGCCGCACCCGGAGGGCCTGGCCGAGCCCACTCACTACGTGACCGCGCTCGAGCACCTGGCCGTCGAAGATCAGGCCAAGATCATGGGCGGCAACCTCAGCCGGCTGGTCACGGTCTAA
- a CDS encoding AMP-binding protein: MRDIPVELTKRYVEEGWWRPETLGEMLAEGLAASPDAGFYVHSATRPYQGTFGEVEHTARRLAAGLRDRGVGPGDVVALQLPNWMEAAVAFWASAFLGAVTVPIVHFYGRKELGHIMATAKPKVFITTEQFGRMKFEPELCADVPIVGLVGQASYTDLLADEPMRGTLTTDPAAPALIAFTSGTTREPKGVIHSHQTLGFETRQLLENYPPNRGRQLTATPVGHFIGMLGAFLIPVLEGAPIDLCDVWDPGKVLELIERDELSIGGGPPYFVTSLMDHPQFNERHLARFSTVGLGGSTVPAAVTRRLADLGLFVFRSYGSTEHPSITGSGAGAPETKRLYTDGNVRPGVEIRLGPDGEIFSRGPDLCLGYTDDALTAKHFDADGWYRTGDIGVLDADGYLTITDRTTDLIIRGGENISALEVEEVLLGLLDVIEVIVVAAPDTRLGERVAAVLRVRDGGTMPTLDQVRAHFEASGVARQKWPEELHQAEDFPRTASGKVQKFRIRQEIAALVR; this comes from the coding sequence GTGCGCGACATCCCCGTTGAGCTGACCAAACGGTACGTCGAAGAAGGCTGGTGGCGGCCCGAAACCCTGGGCGAGATGCTGGCCGAAGGATTGGCCGCGAGTCCCGACGCCGGCTTCTACGTCCACTCCGCGACGCGTCCGTACCAGGGCACGTTCGGCGAGGTCGAGCACACCGCCCGGCGGCTGGCCGCCGGGCTCCGGGATCGCGGCGTCGGCCCCGGTGACGTCGTGGCGCTGCAGTTGCCCAACTGGATGGAGGCCGCGGTCGCGTTCTGGGCCTCGGCCTTCCTCGGTGCGGTGACGGTCCCGATCGTGCACTTCTACGGGCGCAAGGAACTCGGCCACATCATGGCCACGGCCAAGCCGAAGGTGTTCATCACCACCGAGCAATTCGGCCGGATGAAGTTCGAGCCGGAGCTGTGCGCGGACGTCCCGATCGTGGGCCTGGTCGGTCAAGCCTCGTATACCGATCTCCTTGCCGACGAGCCGATGAGGGGCACCCTGACCACCGATCCGGCCGCGCCGGCCCTGATTGCCTTCACCTCCGGAACCACGCGTGAGCCCAAAGGGGTCATCCACAGCCATCAGACGCTCGGCTTCGAAACCCGCCAACTGCTGGAGAACTACCCGCCGAACCGGGGCCGTCAACTCACGGCCACGCCCGTCGGCCATTTCATCGGCATGCTCGGCGCGTTCCTCATCCCGGTGCTGGAGGGCGCCCCGATCGATCTGTGCGACGTCTGGGATCCAGGCAAGGTCCTGGAGTTGATCGAACGCGACGAACTGTCCATCGGCGGCGGACCGCCCTACTTCGTCACCAGCCTCATGGACCATCCGCAGTTCAACGAAAGGCACCTGGCCCGGTTCAGCACCGTCGGCCTCGGCGGCTCGACCGTGCCCGCGGCCGTCACCCGGCGGCTCGCCGATCTCGGCCTGTTCGTCTTCCGTTCCTACGGCAGCACCGAGCATCCGTCGATCACCGGATCGGGTGCGGGGGCCCCGGAGACCAAGCGGTTGTACACCGACGGCAATGTGCGTCCCGGGGTGGAGATCCGGCTCGGACCGGACGGTGAGATCTTCAGCCGTGGACCGGACCTGTGCCTGGGGTACACCGACGATGCCCTCACCGCAAAGCATTTCGACGCCGACGGCTGGTACCGCACCGGGGACATCGGCGTGCTGGACGCCGACGGGTATCTGACCATTACCGACCGCACCACCGACCTCATCATCCGAGGTGGCGAGAACATCAGCGCGCTCGAGGTGGAGGAGGTGCTGCTGGGTTTGCTGGACGTGATCGAGGTGATTGTGGTGGCCGCACCGGATACCCGGCTGGGTGAGCGCGTGGCCGCGGTTCTGCGGGTCCGTGACGGCGGCACGATGCCCACGCTCGATCAGGTCCGGGCGCATTTCGAGGCCAGTGGGGTGGCCCGGCAGAAGTGGCCGGAAGAGCTACATCAGGCCGAAGATTTTCCCCGCACGGCCAGCGGCAAGGTGCAGAAGTTCCGTATCCGGCAGGAGATTGCTGCCCTCGTCCGTTGA
- a CDS encoding enoyl-CoA hydratase/isomerase family protein, with protein sequence MVDLEIDGELAVITIDRPQARNAISLDTMDALNKALDGAAGASALVITGGGDRAFVSGGDLKELAALRTELEASEMAWRMRTICDRIAGFDGPVIAALNGHALGGGAEVAVAADIRIAADDIKIGFNQVALAIMPAWGGAERLATLVGRSRALLLAGTGRILGAREAEQVGLIDQVVPRAEFAETWRSTAQLLARRQAGEVKRVINGVPTTEAVSAFARLWCSDEHWAAADKVMNKGK encoded by the coding sequence ATGGTCGACCTCGAAATCGACGGCGAACTGGCGGTCATCACGATCGACCGGCCACAGGCACGCAATGCCATCTCGCTGGACACCATGGATGCGCTGAACAAGGCGCTGGACGGCGCAGCCGGCGCGTCCGCCCTGGTGATCACCGGCGGCGGCGACCGGGCGTTCGTCTCCGGGGGCGACCTCAAGGAACTCGCGGCGCTGCGCACCGAACTCGAGGCTTCCGAGATGGCCTGGCGGATGCGCACGATCTGCGACCGCATCGCCGGTTTCGACGGACCGGTCATCGCCGCGCTGAACGGCCATGCCCTGGGCGGCGGGGCCGAGGTCGCGGTGGCAGCCGACATCCGAATCGCCGCTGACGACATCAAGATCGGCTTCAACCAGGTCGCGCTGGCGATCATGCCGGCCTGGGGTGGGGCCGAACGGCTCGCCACCCTGGTCGGCCGCAGCCGGGCGTTGCTGCTGGCCGGGACCGGCCGCATCCTCGGGGCGCGTGAGGCCGAGCAGGTGGGCCTGATCGACCAGGTGGTCCCCCGCGCCGAATTCGCCGAGACCTGGCGGTCGACGGCGCAGTTGCTGGCCCGACGTCAGGCCGGTGAGGTCAAGCGGGTGATCAACGGGGTCCCCACCACCGAGGCAGTTTCGGCCTTCGCCCGGCTCTGGTGCTCCGACGAGCACTGGGCCGCCGCGGACAAGGTGATGAACAAAGGGAAGTGA
- a CDS encoding VOC family protein, protein MSKVLPGEVRQIGYVVTDMDDAISDWLKMGVGPWFVIRNLPQRVTYRGAHCEVKLSLALSNSGDLQVELIQQLDDTPSIFTEFLAGAGGGFHQLAYWTADFDAAMDRLREAGWPQVWSGGEGEGVRFAYFEPPTGAAIVEIMELTEASAGMGAYVREQAISWDGSDPVRELRG, encoded by the coding sequence GTGAGCAAGGTTCTACCGGGGGAGGTCCGCCAGATCGGGTATGTGGTCACCGACATGGACGACGCGATATCTGACTGGCTGAAGATGGGTGTGGGCCCGTGGTTCGTGATCCGCAACCTGCCGCAGCGCGTGACCTACCGGGGCGCGCACTGCGAGGTGAAACTATCCCTCGCGTTGTCGAACAGCGGTGACCTGCAGGTCGAGTTGATCCAACAACTCGATGACACGCCGAGCATCTTCACTGAGTTCCTCGCCGGCGCCGGCGGTGGCTTTCACCAACTCGCCTACTGGACAGCCGATTTCGATGCGGCGATGGACAGGCTACGCGAGGCCGGCTGGCCGCAGGTGTGGTCGGGCGGGGAAGGTGAGGGCGTTCGATTCGCCTACTTCGAGCCGCCGACGGGTGCCGCGATCGTCGAGATCATGGAACTGACCGAGGCGTCCGCCGGCATGGGTGCCTATGTGCGTGAGCAGGCCATCAGCTGGGACGGCAGTGATCCGGTCCGGGAGTTGCGCGGCTGA
- a CDS encoding Zn-ribbon domain-containing OB-fold protein produces MVSDVSTQIALAPEISTWPDAEPQLIGSRCTDCTATTFPAQARCPKCSGGNTEQTRLPRRGTVIAWTTQG; encoded by the coding sequence ATCGTCAGCGACGTGTCAACACAGATTGCTCTGGCGCCCGAGATCTCGACGTGGCCCGACGCCGAACCCCAGCTGATCGGCAGCCGCTGCACCGACTGCACAGCCACCACATTCCCGGCCCAGGCCCGCTGCCCCAAATGCTCCGGCGGTAACACCGAACAGACCCGCCTACCCCGGCGCGGCACAGTCATCGCCTGGACCACCCAGGGC
- a CDS encoding thiolase family protein, whose protein sequence is MSNSANDVAIIGVGLHPFGRFDKTAMQMGAEAIQFALEDAGLEWKDIQFGFGGSYEVSNPDAVTRLVGLTGITFTNVFNACATAASAIQQTADTIRLGKYDIGIAIGLDKHPRGAFTDDPAKLALPQWYAENGQFVTTKFFGMKANHYIHKHNISEETLARVANKNFRNGELNPNAFRRKEISVEEIMASPVLNYPLRQYMFCAPDEGAAAVIMCRADIAHKYTDKPVYVRASEIRTRTYGAYEVHGTSAPLDEDPSPTVYAAKAAYEAAGIGPEDVDIAQLQDTDAGAEVIHMAETGLCADGDQEKLLLEGATEINGTMPVNTDGGLIANGEPIGASGLRQMYELVRQLRGEAGERQVPGSPRVGLAQVYGAPGTASATILSL, encoded by the coding sequence ATGAGCAACTCCGCGAATGATGTAGCCATCATCGGCGTCGGCCTGCACCCGTTCGGCCGCTTCGACAAGACCGCGATGCAGATGGGCGCCGAGGCAATCCAATTCGCGCTCGAAGATGCGGGCCTGGAATGGAAGGACATCCAGTTCGGATTCGGCGGCAGCTATGAGGTCTCCAACCCGGATGCCGTCACCCGCCTGGTCGGGCTGACCGGCATCACGTTCACCAACGTGTTCAACGCCTGTGCCACCGCGGCCAGCGCCATTCAGCAGACCGCCGACACCATCCGGTTGGGCAAGTACGACATCGGCATCGCGATCGGCCTGGACAAACACCCGCGCGGCGCCTTCACCGACGACCCGGCCAAACTCGCATTGCCGCAGTGGTACGCCGAGAACGGCCAGTTCGTCACCACCAAGTTCTTCGGCATGAAGGCCAACCACTACATCCACAAGCACAACATCTCCGAGGAGACGCTGGCGCGGGTGGCCAACAAGAACTTCCGCAACGGTGAGCTGAACCCGAATGCGTTCCGGCGCAAGGAGATCTCGGTCGAGGAGATCATGGCCTCGCCGGTGCTGAACTACCCGCTGCGCCAGTACATGTTCTGCGCCCCCGACGAGGGTGCCGCGGCGGTGATCATGTGCCGTGCCGACATCGCGCACAAGTACACCGACAAGCCGGTGTATGTGCGGGCCAGCGAGATCCGCACACGCACCTACGGCGCCTACGAGGTGCACGGCACCTCGGCACCGCTGGATGAGGATCCCTCGCCGACGGTGTACGCGGCCAAGGCCGCTTATGAGGCCGCAGGTATCGGCCCCGAAGACGTCGACATCGCCCAGCTGCAGGACACCGACGCCGGCGCCGAGGTGATCCACATGGCCGAAACGGGACTGTGCGCCGACGGCGACCAGGAGAAGCTGCTGCTCGAAGGCGCGACGGAGATCAACGGCACGATGCCGGTCAACACCGACGGCGGCCTGATCGCCAACGGCGAGCCCATCGGCGCCTCGGGCCTGCGCCAGATGTACGAGCTCGTGCGTCAGTTACGCGGCGAGGCCGGCGAGCGGCAGGTACCGGGTAGTCCACGGGTCGGCCTGGCCCAGGTCTACGGCGCGCCAGGCACGGCCTCCGCGACCATCCTGTCGCTGTAG